From a region of the Nothobranchius furzeri strain GRZ-AD chromosome 12, NfurGRZ-RIMD1, whole genome shotgun sequence genome:
- the zgc:110319 gene encoding NFU1 iron-sulfur cluster scaffold homolog, mitochondrial: MAAHVRWGLVQLFRTRNTALYRFPEHLRSYHWSRFTTQNFRGVQSQPGTGASNCFTSIQTEDTPNPRSLKFLPGKAVLGSGTLDFPSSSTAGCSSLARDLFEIEGVKSVFFGPDFITVTKTDEDVDWTDIKRHAVDAIAKFFESGDPVTTGAVHHESSHSEDDDEVVSMIKELLDTRIRPTVQEDGGDVIFKGFENGTVKLKLVGSCTGCPSSTVTLRNGIQNMMQFYIPEVDKVEQVEDEVDQVSAKVFAEVERKLQE, from the exons ATGGCGGCGCACGTGAGATGGGGACTTGTGCAGTTGTTCCGAACACGAAATACAGCCCTCTATAg GTTCCCAGAACATCTCAGAAGTTATCACTGGTCGCGATTCACGACCCAGAACTTCAGAGGAGTCCAGTCCCAGCCTGGGACTGGAGCCTCAAACTGCTTCA CATCCATCCAGACTGAAGATACTCCTAACCCGAGAAGTCTGAAGTTCCTCCCTGGGAAAGCTGTGCTAGGAAGTGGGACACTCGACTTTCCATCTTCAAGCACTGCTGGATGTTCATCCTTAGCCAG GGATCTGTTTGAAATTGAAGGGGTGAAAAGTGTCTTCTTTGGCCCTGATTTTATCACAGTCACTAAA ACAGATGAGGATGTGGACTGGACTGACATTAAGCGTCATGCTGTAGATGCAATCGCTAAGTTCTTTGAGAGTGGTGACCCGGTAACTACAGGAGCAGTGCACCATGAAAGCA GTCAttctgaagatgatgatgaagttgtGTCTATGATAAAGGAACTTCTAGACACCAGAATAAG ACCCACAGTGCAGGAGGATGGGGGTGACGTCATCTTTAAAGGCTTTGAGAATGGTACAGTCAAGTTGAAGCTGGTTGGGTCCTGCACTGGTTGTCCTAGCTCTACGGTCACGCTGAGAAACGGCATTCAGAACATGATGCAGTTTTATATCCCTGAAGTGGACAAAGTGGAGCAG
- the si:dkey-228d14.5 gene encoding transmembrane protein 150A isoform X1, with protein sequence MVFWIILPITLFLVSFIGTWSVYGLALSNNHVCPLSDWSGATRCRENATQSCCFTPTISSSGMFAPESSLFSATLNAGSFLFLLFCIFHHAHVLEKQTCHSMLSKFALAFGVVSAFGSFAAGNCNAGTLTLLHFLGAGVSFVCVSFYAVLLTELTRKCDLTGHEKVLYPLRFISTVIQIFATIFYAFFYIQNNSFYNQLSAVFEWMLTMNMELFELSYIVEFSFFSSFMLSNLLSRREEEKPLMMT encoded by the exons ATGGTGTTCTGGATTATTCTACCCATCACATTGTTTCTGGTATCCTTCATAGGAACATGGAGCGT ATATGGTCTGGCCTTGTCCAACAATCACGTGTGTCCTCTCAGCGACTG GAGTGGTGCTACCCGCTGCAGAGAGAACGCGACCCAAAGCTGTTGCTTCACTCCCACAATCAG ttcaagtggaatgtTTGCACCAGAGAGCTCACTGTTCTCAGCCACGCTCAACGCCGGATCCTTTCTGT TTCTGCTGTTCTGCATTTTTCATCACGCTCATGTGCTGGAAAAACAAACGTGCCACTCCATGTTGAGCAAATTTGCTCTGGCCTTTGGAGTGGTGTCTGCCTTCGGGTCATTCGCAGCAGGAAACTGCAAT GCAGGCACCCTGACCCTCCTGCACTTCCTCGGAGCTGGGGTCAGTTTCGTGTGCGTCTCCTTCTACGCCGTCCTGCTCACGGAACTGACGAGGAAGTGTGATCTGACAGGACATGAGAAGGTTCTCTACCCGCTGAGATTCATCTCTACAGTGATTCAAATCTTTGCGACGATCTTCT ATGCTTTTTTCTACATCCAGAACAATTCTTTTTACAACCAACTGTCTGCTGTGTTTGAGTGGATGCTGACGATGAACATGGAGCTGTTTGAGCTCAGTTACATCGTAgagttctccttcttctcctccttcatgCTTTCAAACCTGCTTAGCAGACGAGAAGAGGAGAAGCCCCTGATGATGACCTGA
- the si:dkey-228d14.5 gene encoding uncharacterized protein si:dkey-228d14.5 isoform X2: MERIWSGLVQQSRVSSQRLEWCYPLQRERDPKLLLHSHNQFKWNVCTRELTVLSHAQRRILSVSAVLHFSSRSCAGKTNVPLHVEQICSGLWSGVCLRVIRSRKLQCTLTLLHFLGAGVSFVCVSFYAVLLTELTRKCDLTGHEKVLYPLRFISTVIQIFATIFYAFFYIQNNSFYNQLSAVFEWMLTMNMELFELSYIVEFSFFSSFMLSNLLSRREEEKPLMMT; the protein is encoded by the exons ATGGAGCGT ATATGGTCTGGCCTTGTCCAACAATCACGTGTGTCCTCTCAGCGACTG GAGTGGTGCTACCCGCTGCAGAGAGAACGCGACCCAAAGCTGTTGCTTCACTCCCACAATCAG ttcaagtggaatgtTTGCACCAGAGAGCTCACTGTTCTCAGCCACGCTCAACGCCGGATCCTTTCTGT TTCTGCTGTTCTGCATTTTTCATCACGCTCATGTGCTGGAAAAACAAACGTGCCACTCCATGTTGAGCAAATTTGCTCTGGCCTTTGGAGTGGTGTCTGCCTTCGGGTCATTCGCAGCAGGAAACTGCAAT GCACCCTGACCCTCCTGCACTTCCTCGGAGCTGGGGTCAGTTTCGTGTGCGTCTCCTTCTACGCCGTCCTGCTCACGGAACTGACGAGGAAGTGTGATCTGACAGGACATGAGAAGGTTCTCTACCCGCTGAGATTCATCTCTACAGTGATTCAAATCTTTGCGACGATCTTCT ATGCTTTTTTCTACATCCAGAACAATTCTTTTTACAACCAACTGTCTGCTGTGTTTGAGTGGATGCTGACGATGAACATGGAGCTGTTTGAGCTCAGTTACATCGTAgagttctccttcttctcctccttcatgCTTTCAAACCTGCTTAGCAGACGAGAAGAGGAGAAGCCCCTGATGATGACCTGA